Proteins from one Flavobacterium branchiarum genomic window:
- a CDS encoding PepSY-like domain-containing protein, which produces MRTKLNLVACLIAGLIFGLSANAQKTVIKKSQLPVNAQTFLKKHFAGQEPTYILEDKEIISKEYKVQYANNTEIEFDKKGNWKEIDGKSTAIPTTVIPVKINAYIKANFPKTKVTKIEKETLGGYEAKLNNGLELKFNSKGEFTKIDK; this is translated from the coding sequence ATGAGAACGAAATTAAACTTGGTAGCTTGCCTTATTGCAGGACTAATATTTGGACTTTCTGCAAATGCACAAAAAACTGTTATTAAAAAATCTCAATTACCTGTAAATGCACAGACGTTTTTGAAAAAACACTTCGCAGGACAAGAACCTACGTACATTCTTGAAGACAAGGAAATCATTTCTAAGGAGTACAAAGTTCAATACGCAAATAATACTGAAATAGAATTTGACAAAAAAGGGAACTGGAAAGAAATAGACGGAAAAAGCACTGCAATTCCAACAACCGTAATACCAGTTAAAATCAATGCTTATATCAAAGCAAACTTCCCTAAAACTAAAGTAACAAAAATAGAAAAAGAAACTTTAGGTGGTTACGAAGCAAAACTAAACAATGGTCTAGAACTAAAGTTTAATTCAAAAGGAGAATTTACCAAGATAGACAAGTAA
- a CDS encoding ABC-F family ATP-binding cassette domain-containing protein — protein MITVNDISVQFGGTTLFSDVSFAINENDKIALMGKNGAGKSTLLKIIAGQSKPSTGSISAPKEAVIAYLPQHLLTKDGSTVMEEASKAFGEIFKMKAEIDEINEQLTVRTDYESDAYMKLIERVSDLSEKYYAIEEVNYESEVEKILVGLGFDREDFGRQTSEFSGGWRMRIELAKILLQKPDLILLDEPTNHMDIESIQWLEDFLINAAKAVVVISHDRAFVDNITNRTIEVTMGRIYDYKAKYSHYLELRKDRRIHQQKAYDEQQKMIADNRTFIDRFKGTFSKTDAVQSRVKMLEKLVIVQVDEVDNSALKLKFPPAARSGQYPVVVKELSKSYGEHVVFKDANIVIERGEKVAFVGKNGEGKSTMIKAIMKEIGIDEGSVEIGHNSQIGYFAQNQASLLDENATIFETIDAIAVGDVRTQIKNILGAFMFQGDDITKKVKVLSGGEKTRLAMIKLLLEPVNLLILDEPSNHLDMKTKDIIKDALRDFDGTLILVSHDRDFLDGLATKVFEFGNKRVKEHFEDVAGFLAHKKMDSMREIEK, from the coding sequence ATGATTACAGTTAACGATATTTCAGTTCAATTTGGTGGAACTACATTATTTAGCGATGTTTCTTTTGCTATAAATGAAAATGATAAAATTGCCCTTATGGGTAAAAATGGTGCGGGAAAATCGACACTTTTAAAAATTATAGCAGGACAAAGTAAGCCTTCTACAGGAAGTATTTCGGCTCCGAAAGAAGCTGTTATAGCTTATTTGCCTCAGCATTTATTGACTAAAGATGGTTCGACTGTAATGGAAGAAGCATCGAAAGCTTTTGGTGAAATTTTTAAAATGAAAGCTGAGATTGATGAAATCAATGAGCAATTAACTGTTCGTACTGATTATGAAAGTGATGCTTATATGAAGTTAATCGAAAGAGTTTCGGATTTAAGCGAGAAATATTATGCAATAGAAGAGGTTAATTATGAGTCGGAAGTTGAGAAAATCTTAGTTGGTTTAGGTTTTGATCGGGAAGATTTTGGACGTCAAACATCTGAATTCTCAGGAGGATGGAGAATGCGAATTGAATTGGCTAAAATCCTTTTACAAAAACCAGATTTAATTTTACTAGATGAGCCAACCAACCATATGGATATCGAAAGTATTCAGTGGTTAGAAGACTTTTTAATAAATGCAGCAAAAGCAGTTGTTGTAATTTCGCACGATAGAGCGTTTGTAGATAATATTACCAATCGTACAATTGAAGTTACAATGGGAAGAATCTACGATTACAAAGCGAAGTATTCTCATTATTTAGAGCTGAGAAAAGACCGTCGTATTCACCAACAAAAAGCATACGATGAGCAACAAAAAATGATTGCTGATAATAGAACTTTTATTGATCGTTTTAAAGGAACTTTTTCAAAAACAGATGCAGTTCAGTCTCGTGTTAAAATGCTTGAGAAATTAGTTATCGTACAAGTTGATGAAGTTGATAATTCGGCATTGAAATTAAAATTTCCACCAGCAGCTCGTTCAGGACAATATCCAGTGGTGGTTAAGGAATTGTCTAAATCATATGGAGAGCATGTTGTTTTTAAAGATGCTAACATAGTTATTGAAAGAGGAGAGAAAGTTGCTTTCGTAGGTAAAAATGGAGAGGGTAAATCTACAATGATTAAAGCAATCATGAAAGAGATTGGTATCGATGAAGGAAGTGTAGAAATTGGTCATAATTCTCAAATTGGATATTTTGCTCAAAATCAGGCTTCTTTATTAGATGAAAATGCTACCATTTTTGAAACTATCGATGCTATTGCTGTAGGAGATGTTAGAACTCAAATTAAGAACATTCTTGGTGCTTTTATGTTTCAAGGTGATGATATTACAAAGAAAGTAAAAGTCCTTTCAGGAGGAGAGAAAACACGTTTGGCAATGATAAAATTATTGCTAGAGCCTGTTAACTTATTGATTCTTGATGAGCCTTCAAATCACTTGGATATGAAAACCAAAGATATTATTAAAGATGCTTTGCGTGATTTTGATGGTACTTTAATCTTAGTTTCTCACGATCGTGATTTCTTAGACGGATTAGCGACTAAGGTTTTTGAATTTGGTAATAAACGTGTTAAAGAGCATTTTGAAGATGTTGCTGGTTTCTTGGCGCATAAAAAAATGGATTCAATGCGAGAAATAGAAAAATAG